The following DNA comes from Crateriforma spongiae.
CCAAACTACGAGACTTGGGGATCGACTGGAGTATTTCCGACGGTACCAGTTTCTATCACCAAGCTCCGACGACACTGTCCAACGTTGCCAACAGCATCGGCACCGGGCTGGACCCGTCCGACAGTGCGGTCAGTGACATGACCAACCGTTTCTTCTTTGCCAACGCCAACTTCGAAGCTTTGATTCGTGCGTTGCGTCAAAACAATCTGTTGAAATTGTTGGCCGAACCCACCGTGGTCGCCACGCATGGTCGTCCGTCACGGTTCACCGTCGGCGGTCGTGTGCCCAACGTCGTGCCGACCGGTAACGGTGCCGTCCAAGTTGAATACGAAGAATACGGAACGTCCGTCGACTTTCTGCCGTTCGTCGTCGGTCCGGGACGCGTTCGTTTGGAAGTCCGACCGGAAGTGTCCGAGCCGGATGAATCACGCAGCGTTACCGTCAACGGTCTAAGCGTGTCCGCCTTTACCCAACGCTACGTCGATGTGGCCGTGGAAATGGACGCCGGTCAAACGATCGCGATCGCCGGTTTGCTGCAAAGCCGCGTCGATGCCTATGTCCGATCGACACCGTTCTTCGGCGAACTGCCCTACATCGGAACCATGTTCCGCCGGGTCCGTGAACGCAAGAACGAAATCGAGTTGCTGATCATGGTCACGCCCGAGATCGTCGACGCGATGGATCCCTGCGAAGTCCCGCCGGGCGGACCGGGATTGAATTCGATGTCGCCGACCGATTGCGAACTGTACTTCGATGGCTACATCGAAACGCCCAACCTGATGGGCCACCAATGCAAAGAAGATTGCCGTGAAGGATCGATCATGGTCAACGGTCACCCCACCGCCATGCAAGGTGACATGTCGTCATCGGGCGGTGCGATCGTTTCGGGCGAAACCCTGCCGCCGGGTGTGTACGCCCCCGGGGAAATGCCCACGGTCGTCGGCGAAGGCGTCGTGATTTCGTCGCCA
Coding sequences within:
- a CDS encoding type II and III secretion system protein family protein; its protein translation is MKTFLRPANQLILTGCLFVTAAILPGSTWAQGDRLVTATASSVNTNITQAVERIEMLVKSSRILTLEERIPKFQVHNEEIVGAQPISQNQIQISAKQPGTTQLNIWDTDEKLYTVDVIVLADSREVEGILESQLPLASLKVMPIGSGAVVSGFVTSVDDVDRAMAIVEQFYTAPVNNIQVSGVQQIMLHTKIMEVSRTKLRDLGIDWSISDGTSFYHQAPTTLSNVANSIGTGLDPSDSAVSDMTNRFFFANANFEALIRALRQNNLLKLLAEPTVVATHGRPSRFTVGGRVPNVVPTGNGAVQVEYEEYGTSVDFLPFVVGPGRVRLEVRPEVSEPDESRSVTVNGLSVSAFTQRYVDVAVEMDAGQTIAIAGLLQSRVDAYVRSTPFFGELPYIGTMFRRVRERKNEIELLIMVTPEIVDAMDPCEVPPGGPGLNSMSPTDCELYFDGYIETPNLMGHQCKEDCREGSIMVNGHPTAMQGDMSSSGGAIVSGETLPPGVYAPGEMPTVVGEGVVISSPGE